In one Serinus canaria isolate serCan28SL12 chromosome 2, serCan2020, whole genome shotgun sequence genomic region, the following are encoded:
- the CTNNB1 gene encoding catenin beta-1 isoform X2: MATQADLMELDMAMEPDRKAAVSHWQQQSYLDSGIHSGATTTAPSLSGKGNPEEEDVDTTQVLYEWEQGFSQSFTQEQVADIDGQYAMTRAQRVRAAMFPETLDEGMQIPSTQFDAAHPTNVQRLAEPSQMLKHAVVNLINYQDDAELATRAIPELTKLLNDEDQVVVNKAAVMVHQLSKKEASRHAIMRSPQMVSAIVRTMQNTNDVETARCTAGTLHNLSHHREGLLAIFKSGGIPALVKMLGSPVDSVLFYAITTLHNLLLHQEGAKMAVRLAGGLQKMVALLNKTNVKFLAITTDCLQILAYGNQESKLIILASGGPQALVNIMRTYTYEKLLWTTSRVLKVLSVCSSNKPAIVEAGGMQALGLHLTDPSQRLVQNCLWTLRNLSDAATKQEGMEGLLGTLVQLLGSDDINVVTCAAGILSNLTCNNYKNKMMVCQVGGIEALVRTVLRAGDREDITEPAICALRHLTSRHQEAEMAQNAVRLHYGLPVVVKLLHPPSHWPLIKATVGLIRNLALCPANHAPLREQGAIPRLVQLLVRAHQDTQRRTSMGGTQQQFVEGVRMEEIVEGCTGALHILARDVHNRIVIRGLNTIPLFVQLLYSPIENIQRVAAGVLCELAQDKEAAEAIEAEGATAPLTELLHSRNEGVATYAAAVLFRMSEDKPQDYKKRLSVELTSSLFRTEPMAWNETADLGLDIGAQGEPLGYRPDAVSSE, from the exons ATGGCAACTCAAG CTGACCTGATGGAGCTGGATATGGCAATGGAGccagacagaaaagcagcagtcagtcactggcagcagcagtcaTATCTGGACTCTGGTATCCATTCTGGGGCCACAACAACTGCTCCTTCCTTGAGTGGCAAGGGAAATCCTGAAGAAGAAGATGTGGACACAACACAAGTGCTGTATGAGTGGGAACAGGGATTCTCTCAGTCCTTCACTCAGGAGCAAGTTGCAG ATATTGATGGCCAGTATGCAATGACTAGAGCTCAGAGGGTGCGTGCAGCTATGTTCCCTGAAACCCTGGATGAAGGAATGCAGATCCCATCCACGCAGTTTGATGCTGCTCATCCAACTAACGTGCAGCGCCTGGCTGAGCCATCCCAGATGTTAAAACATGCTGTCGTTAATTTGATAAACTACCAAGATGATGCTGAACTTGCAACTCGTGCAATCCCAGAACTGACCAAACTGTTGAATGATGAGGACCAG GTGGTGGTGAACAAGGCTGCAGTTATGGTTCATCAGCTGTCCAAAAAGGAAGCATCTCGCCATGCCATTATGAGATCTCCTCAGATGGTGTCTGCCATCGTACGTACCATGCAAAACACAAATGATGTGGAGACAGCCCGGTGTACTGCAGGGACACTACACAACCTCTCACATCACCGTGAAGGCTTGTTGGCAATCTTCAAATCAGGAGGCATCCCTGCTTTGGTTAAAATGCTGGG GTCCCCAGTGGACTCTGTGCTGTTCTATGCCATTACAACTCTTCACAATCTCCTGTTACATCAGGAAGGGGCCAAGATGGCTGTCCGTCTTGCTGGTGGGCTGCAGAAAATGGTGGCCTTGCTCAACAAGACAAACGTCAAATTCTTGGCCATCACAACAGACTGCCTTCAGATTTTAGCATATGGCAATCAAGAAAGTAAG CTGATTATTCTGGCAAGTGGCGGACCCCAGGCTTTAGTAAACATAATGAGGACCTATACTTACGAGAAACTATTGTGGACCACAAGTAGGGTGCTGAAGGTGTTGTCAGTCTGCTCCAGCAACAAACCTGCTATTGTTGAGGCTG GTGGGATGCAAGCTTTGGGGCTCCACCTCACAGATCCAAGCCAGCGTCTTGTCCAGAACTGTCTCTGGACTCTGAGAAATCTGTCAGATGCTGCAACAAAGCAG GAGGGCATGGAAGGCCTTCTAGGAACTCTAGTTCAGCTTTTAGGATCAGATGATATTAATGTTGTGACTTGTGCCGCTGGCATCCTTTCTAACCTTACCTGCAACAATTACAAGAACAAGATGATGGTGTGCCAGGTTGGTGGCATTGAGGCTCTGGTGCGCACAGTCCTCCGGGCTGGAGACAGGGAAGACATCACAGAACCTGCAATCTGTGCTCTCCGTCACCTCACCAGCAGACACCAAGAAGCAGAGATGGCTCAAAATGCAGTTCGTCTCCATTATGGGCTCCCAGTGGTGGTAAAGCTGTTGCACCCACCCTCACACTGGCCTTTGATCAAG GCTACTGTTGGCTTAATCCGCAACCTGGCTCTGTGTCCTGCAAACCACGCCCCGCTGCGTGAACAAGGTGCTATCCCAAGGCTAGTGCAGTTACTGGTTAGAGCACACCAGGATACCCAGCGACGCACTTCTATGGGTGGGACACAACAGCAGTTTGTG GAGGGTGTGCGTATGGAAGAAATTGTTGAGGGCTGCACTGGAGCCCTGCACATTCTTGCACGTGATGTTCATAATCGAATCGTAATCAGGGGTCTAAATACCATTCCACTATTTGTGCAG TTGTTGTACTCTCCCATCGAGAATATCCAGAGAGTAGCTGCTGGTGTACTTTGTGAACTGGCTCAAGACAAGGAGGCAGCCGAAGCAATCGAAGCTGAAGGTGCAACTGCTCCTTTAACAGAACTGCTTCATTCTAGGAATGAGGGTGTTG CAACCtatgcagctgcagtgctgttcAGAATGTCTGAGGACAAACCACAGGACTACAAGAAACGACTTTCTGTTGAGTTGACAAGCTCCCTGTTCCGGACCGAGCCAATGGCTTGGAACGAG